The genomic interval ACTTTACTAGGCGTATTTTGTCGGTTTTTGCAAGCTCTTCGAAATAGTTCTTGCCGGTTTTTTTGAAATATTTTTTGCTTTTCAGATATGACTGCTCTTCATATGTGCTTGGTTTCGAGTCGCAGACGATTTGAAGGTGCGGATGTATTATTGAAGCCGCTGCAGGGGGCATGAAATTCATGTTTATTGACGCGTGTTTTACTTTTTTATCGCTGGCATAAACGGCCTTTATGTATTTTATAGATGCAGTTAGCGCATCCTCTAAGTTTTTTGCAGTTATTTCATTCAATCCGGCGCCGTGATTTTCAGAAAGCGTACACACTGCATGGTATTTTGCAAAAGGAAACAGATTCGGAAATATTATTGCGCCACCGGATTTCAAGCGCTTCCCAATTTTCAATTTTTTAGGAAATTCAGGGGTTTTTCTCTCGACATTCGCCTTGCAGAAAAAGCAGGTGTCGCAGCTTTTTGGAACTGCTTCCCCGGAATCGCCTTTGTTTTGTGCCTGATGCGTGCGCTTTGCGCGGTTTATATTTATGCGAGACCACCTTCCGACAAGAGGGTCCTGCCTGTATTCGATTGTTTGCATTTCTTCGGCAAAATTATTCAGAGGGTTGTTAAGAACTGTTTTCTCCTTGAAAGAATTGAATTTTATCATCGAATTTATTTGAACGCGGCGGCTTATATCTTTTGTTTCTTGAGGCTGCCAAAAGCCGCGACGATTCCTATCCAGAGGATTATCGAGTATATGAGAAGTACTTTTGACGGCGGCATGAATGCGAGAAGCAATCCCGCGATTAACGGCGATATGATTGAAAGAAGCGCGCTGTGCGCATAGTAAAATCCCATCAATTCGGTCCTGTGGCGGTTTTTTATATGATTTATTTCTATCACCCCCCTCATAGGCCCGTTTATCGCTTCACCGACTGCGAATAAGCTTGCGAAAATGAAAAACATCGATAGAGTGTCTGAAAAAGCGAGCGCAATAGAAGCTATGCCAAGGATCATGTATCCGATTTTTGCGCCTTTCAAATATCCTTTTTTATCAATGTAATGCCCTGCAAGCGGAAGCACAAACATGGCCACAATTCCCATGGCAGCAAAGACACTTCCGGTCGCAGTATTGCTTTTTGCAATCGCAAAAATCGCGAGCGGAAATAAAATCGGCTTTATTGACCAATAAAGCCCGAACGCGCTCTGGAGTATGAAATGAAATATTAGGGCGGGGTCTTTCAGGATATATCTTTCTGAAAATAAAATATCTCGTTTTTCTAACACGATTTTTTTAGACGATGTTTTCGCATGATTTTTGTAGCCAATTACAAGAGCAATTACGGCAGCAGCTGTTAATATGCCAATAAATGCGACAGCATAATACGGTGCCTTTAATCCATATATGTCTGCAGTAATGCCTCCGACAAATGCTCCGGCGCTTCCCATTATTGCTGCAGCGGCATAAGATATTCCAAGAAGCTTTCCGCGAGACTTGTTATTTGCAAGCGTGTCCTGCAGCATTGAAGAAATTGGCGGTCCGATAGCCGCACCGGCAAACGCCGCAACCACTCCGAATGTCATGTATTGGAATATATTTGACGAATGGACATAAAGCAATGGAGAAATAATTGCCAGCAGCGCGCCAGTAATTATGAACCTGCGTTTTCCATATTTGTAGGAGAGCCTACCGATAATTAATGAGAATATTCCGCCGAACGCCGCAGCTAAAGAATATCTTGCTCCGATTAGCGCGGTATTTGACGTAAGTGTTTCAAGAAAGCGCACCTCTATAGGAGAAAGTACAGAACCCGCAGCAACACTTAATGCAGTGGCAAGCGTTATCAGCGCAAATATTTTAAGCGTGTTTTTTCTTTTCATAACCCGTCATCAATCTTTCAGAAGATTCATTATGGCATCTTTCGGCGTCTTTGACTGGGTGATGTGCGAAGCAAGAAGAACGCCTACAGCGCCAAGTTCCATTGCTTTGTCAACGTCAAGCTTGTCTTTTACGCCCGCGCCGACAAGGACTTCAGTTACTGCGCTTACAGAGCGCACTTTTTTCACAGTGTCACTTATTATCGCAGGGTTTGCGCGCGAAACAGAAACATCCCCGCCTATAAGCTCCGGCGGCTCCACTGCAACGTAATCGGGCATAAATGCCGCAACAGCCTTTGCCTGGAGAGCATTTCCAGCGCAGACTATGGTTCTTAATCCGAGCATCTTTGCTTTTGCAATAGCCTTTTCGATTTCTTTTAGCTCAAGCGTTTTTTCGGAGTGGTTTATCAGAGTGCCCTTTGCTCCGGCGGCCTTTACTGTTTCTGCAAGAGTCGCACCGGTATGCGCCCCGAAGTCAGAAGAGTCAATATGCTCTGCAAAGACATCGATGTCGCATTCTTCAGAAACGCGGTATATGTCCGCAGCCTGCACAGCCACGATTATCTTGATTTTTTCTTTTTCAGAAATATCTGCGGCAGTTTTTGCCAGCCACATAGCATTCTGTCCTGTTGCAGACTCATACGCTTTGAAATTTATCACGATTAAGGGCTTCATCTTGAAACTATGGGATTTGAACTATATATAATTATCCAGAAATCGACCACTGTGCAGAGACTAAACAAACTTATTTATACCGCTAACCACAATATATGAACATCCAATAGCAAAGCCTATTGTTGATCAATATAATCGCACGCAGTGGGGAGTATGAACAATCTGGATATCAATCAAAAAGTAATAAGCAATATTGTAAAGCAGCTGCGTATTAATCCCATTGATGCGATGCAAAGGAAAAAGCCAAAGAATGTGCTTCTTATTTCTGCAGATTATCTTCCTAAAGACGTCTCGAATGTTGCGCTCCAGTGCAAGAGCCTTGCAGACGGTTTGGTTGACCGCGGTGTTAATGTTCATGTAGTTAGCGTTGACGACTGGAAGGCAGGACAGACTGTTGAAATGGGTGCAGTCAAAGTGCATTATGTCGGAAACACCATCAAAGCATATTCTCCGCTGACCTGGGCGCTCACAATCGGAATGGATATCTGCAGGGTTGCTGCAGACATATATCATAGCGAAGGCAATATCGACTTGATACACGCGCATGACTGGATGATGTTTCCTGTAGGGCTAAATCTTCAGACTGCGCTTAAGCGGCCGCTTATAGTCAATTATTATTCGCTTCAGGATCACCGCGCTCCGGGCGTAATGAACGGCTATACTGAGGCTGTAAAACAGATAGAATGGCGAGGCAGCGCAGAATCAAGGCGCATACTCGTCAATGAAGATTGGATGAAGCGCGAGCTGATAAACTATTATTCTCCGCCAAAGAACAAGGTCAATGTCATAGGCCCGAAAGGCGATGGTTGGACAAAGGACATTGTGCGCGATTATTCATGGGTTATGAAGAACTGGTGGGGAGATGAACAAGTAACAGCAGACATAAAACGCTAATGAGGACGGTGATTCTGAAAATCATCTCATTTCGTTCGTTCGAAGCTATTTCGAGACATACTCGAAAAAGCCGAGAGCCCGAGCGAACGGATTTCATTTTTTCAAAGCATAAGAGGACTCAAAAATGAAAATCATCTCGTTAAAACTCGAAGCTTTTCATTTTGCGTATGCAATTGGTGAAACAAAATGAAAATACTGCATTTATCATGGGAGTATCCGCCATACAAGGTCGGCGGCCTGGCTACTCATGTCGAGGAACTGACGCGCGCACAGGTAAAGCAAGGGCATGAGCCGATTGTTGCCACATGCGCGTTTGAGGGAAAAGAAGG from Nanoarchaeota archaeon carries:
- a CDS encoding MFS transporter, coding for MKRKNTLKIFALITLATALSVAAGSVLSPIEVRFLETLTSNTALIGARYSLAAAFGGIFSLIIGRLSYKYGKRRFIITGALLAIISPLLYVHSSNIFQYMTFGVVAAFAGAAIGPPISSMLQDTLANNKSRGKLLGISYAAAAIMGSAGAFVGGITADIYGLKAPYYAVAFIGILTAAAVIALVIGYKNHAKTSSKKIVLEKRDILFSERYILKDPALIFHFILQSAFGLYWSIKPILFPLAIFAIAKSNTATGSVFAAMGIVAMFVLPLAGHYIDKKGYLKGAKIGYMILGIASIALAFSDTLSMFFIFASLFAVGEAINGPMRGVIEINHIKNRHRTELMGFYYAHSALLSIISPLIAGLLLAFMPPSKVLLIYSIILWIGIVAAFGSLKKQKI
- the tpiA gene encoding triose-phosphate isomerase yields the protein MKPLIVINFKAYESATGQNAMWLAKTAADISEKEKIKIIVAVQAADIYRVSEECDIDVFAEHIDSSDFGAHTGATLAETVKAAGAKGTLINHSEKTLELKEIEKAIAKAKMLGLRTIVCAGNALQAKAVAAFMPDYVAVEPPELIGGDVSVSRANPAIISDTVKKVRSVSAVTEVLVGAGVKDKLDVDKAMELGAVGVLLASHITQSKTPKDAIMNLLKD
- a CDS encoding glycosyltransferase, with product MNNLDINQKVISNIVKQLRINPIDAMQRKKPKNVLLISADYLPKDVSNVALQCKSLADGLVDRGVNVHVVSVDDWKAGQTVEMGAVKVHYVGNTIKAYSPLTWALTIGMDICRVAADIYHSEGNIDLIHAHDWMMFPVGLNLQTALKRPLIVNYYSLQDHRAPGVMNGYTEAVKQIEWRGSAESRRILVNEDWMKRELINYYSPPKNKVNVIGPKGDGWTKDIVRDYSWVMKNWWGDEQVTADIKR